Proteins encoded in a region of the Bombyx mori chromosome 23, ASM3026992v2 genome:
- the RpS3Ae gene encoding small ribosomal subunit protein eS1 isoform X1 yields the protein MAVGKNKGLSKGGKKGVKKKIVDPFTRKDWYDVKAPSMFSKRQVGTTLVNRTQGTKIASEGLKGRVFEVSLADLQADTDAERSFRKFRLIAEYVQGRNVLCNFHGMDLTTDKLRWMVKKWQTLIEANIDVKTTDGYVLRVFCIGFTNKDSLSQRKTCYAQHTQVRAIRKKMCEIITRDVTNSELREVVNKLIPDSIAKDIEKACHGIYPLRDVCIRKVKVLKRPRFEISKLMELHGEGGGGKGEAGDKSERPEGYEPPVQESV from the exons ATGGCGGTCGGGAAAAATAAAGGCCTGTCGAAGGGCGGTAAAAAAGGTGTTAAGAAGAAGAT TGTCGACCCATTCACTCGCAAAGATTGGTACGATGTCAAGGCTCCGTCTATGTTCAGCAAGAGGCAAGTCGGCACCACGCTTGTCAACCGTACCCAG gGAACGAAAATTGCTTCGGAAGGATTGAAGGGAAGAGTTTTCGAAGTTTCCCTGGCTGATCTACAAGCTGACACTGACGCGGAaag GTCTTTCCGCAAATTCAGATTAATCGCCGAATATGTGCAAGGACGTAATGTGCTCTGCAACTTCCACGGCATGGACCTCACAACCGATAAGCTCAG GTGGATGGTTAAAAAATGGCAGACTCTCATCGAAGCCAACATTGATGTGAAGACAACCGATGGATACGTTCTACGTGTCTTCTGCATTGGTTTCACCAATAAGGACTCCTTGAGCCAACGCAAGACGTGCTACGCCCAGCACACTCAG GTCAGAGCAATCAGAAAGAAAATGTGTGAAATCATTACACGCGACGTCACTAACTCTGAACTCAGGGAGGTGGTGAACAAGTTGATTCCTGACTCCATTGCCAAGGACATCGAGAAGGCCTGCCATGGCATCTACCCTCTGCGCGATGTTTGCATCCGAAAG GTGAAAGTGTTGAAGAGGCCCCGTTTCGAGATCTCGAAGTTGATGGAACTTCACGGCGAAGGCGGTGGAGGCAAGGGGGAAGCCGGAGACAAGTCTGAACGGCCGGAGGGCTACGAGCCTCCCGTTCAAGAGagtgtttaa